The DNA segment gtcaggcgaatagccaggctaacatctcaagcatttcattaaagcatttctctctctgtTCCTGCTGCGCTACGAAATCATCAAACTGGAATCTACCACGCATGATGCATCTTAGGGATAGTTCCGCCGCGTATCCACGTGAAATCTTCACTGCGTGCCCCATGCTATCCGCAAAGCTACGGCTCGTAATAGGCGATCTGGTCCCCCCGTTCGGGCAGGTAGGCCGGCGCCCTCAAGCGCGACGGCGCCGCCGCCCACTGCTCCACGttcgaagacgccgccgccgcagccgcggcTGCGTGCCTGGGAGCCGAGTGCCTCGAACCTCCGGCCCGAGTCATGGACCTGTGCGCTGCCCTCGCTGCTTCAGGTCCGGGTAGGGCCTCCGAGTGGATGACCACGCCCGACGAACTAGCCGACTCGGTGCCCTGCTCGTTGGTCGAGATGCCTGCCCGGAAGCCGTCCTTGTCGGCCACGTACTTCACCAGGCGCATGCGGCCGTCCGCGAGGGCGATGCGGTACGAGCCGCGCACGGTGCCGTGTTCGTCCCGGGTCTCCTCGCGGCCGTGCGAGCCGTACTTGTCCGAGCTGCCGTATGTGAAGCTGTACGGAGCCGGATGCCCGATGTTGTCGTTGGCCTGCGTACGTCCACGAGTGGGAGAGAAGAAacacaaataaagatataaagatAAGTAGAGCTTAACTGGCGATACAATGGTTATGCAAGCACAACAAATAGCGGGCCTTGGTCCACTGTGTTAAGCGCGACTGCAATGATGTGAGAATAAACAGATCACGTAGAGAGAGGCACGCATAAAAGAAAAATACGAGCATTcccgcgtgcaaaaaaaaaaacaaaaacgtcatACCAAAGTAAAACTATTTATATGTAGGGATGACTACTAACAATGCTTAAAGGTGAATAaaaaaatgacgtcgaaaactCACTCAAGGAGCAATGACATGGATGCTCCAAGGGCGAAGGAAATCGTTAGACTGGTGTTAACGGACACAATCACTGCGGACTATTAATTGCCCCCAGCTTTGAAAACCAATAATGGTGAAGAAAATCACCGAGAGAGAACACAAATATATTATCATCGAGTACTGAAAAGCGAGACGGCTCCAAAGAGTACGAAATCAAGATTTTCATTTGAGAATTTTAATAAATTATTAAATATAAAGATATCATTATAAGGCAAGCAGTAATGGGGAGCTCCGGATCATTTTAGACCACCCATGCGCTTAAGTCTAAGTACAAGGGCGTCCTTGCACTTTAGGagacgcgtgttttttttttttttcagctctttCAATCAATGCAATACTTCATCCCTAATCTAAAACTTCACATATGTTTAAGGTGCATGTTTTACGATATGCTAAATCCTCAAGCACGATATAATAAGGCGCTCGAGCTTAGTTCTTGCCCACCTTACGTCTACGTATACCACGGATCAGTCAGATTAAACTGAGAGTCACGTTACCGGGTATCAGCCCCTTACAGGCTTGCCGTCTGATAAAGGCAGTGCGTTCAAAGGAGCAAGGAACGAGTAGTAAAATAGGCACTCACCCTGACCCGAGACGGTCTATCTTGCGTCTCATCCACGTAGAAGTCTCCCGTGCATCTTGCCCGTGCGACGATAGCGCAGAGCACGAAGAGAGACGCCTGCGAACAGAGATATACCAGCACCAGTGTGAGAGCAACGGAAGGTCAGAAGTTTCAGATTTCCTTGAACAGAATGTTTGGTCCCACAAAATGCGACAACTGACTGTTTCAAACTAACAAAAAAAAGTGAAGTTACCAGCCTCCGGTGTTGCCGAAACTATAAAACCGATAACATTCTTTGTTCACTTCGCAACAAGACTAAGAAGGCAAATATGCGCACAGCTTAGCCTCACGTTCAGAAATGTTTACTTATAGGCGAATCACAATAGGGTACCAAGCGCTAAAACTTGATCATATGTCAcagcacccgccgcggtggtctagtgtttatggtgctcggctactgacccgaaggtcgcgggatcaaatcccggccgcggcggccgcatttcgatggaggcgatacgCTATAGGCCCTTTTTCTTAGATTTAGGTTGGCTTGGCGA comes from the Rhipicephalus sanguineus isolate Rsan-2018 chromosome 6, BIME_Rsan_1.4, whole genome shotgun sequence genome and includes:
- the LOC119396420 gene encoding cuticle protein 16.8 — encoded protein: MFKASLFVLCAIVARARCTGDFYVDETQDRPSRVRANDNIGHPAPYSFTYGSSDKYGSHGREETRDEHGTVRGSYRIALADGRMRLVKYVADKDGFRAGISTNEQGTESASSSGVVIHSEALPGPEAARAAHRSMTRAGGSRHSAPRHAAAAAAAASSNVEQWAAAPSRLRAPAYLPERGDQIAYYEP